One Setaria viridis chromosome 7, Setaria_viridis_v4.0, whole genome shotgun sequence genomic region harbors:
- the LOC117864641 gene encoding two-component response regulator ORR29 yields the protein MAQSKLVCIIISATTAYTSPIKALDFLEGHAQEVDMALVAVHMEEMHGFQFLDVVREDHKNIQVISNGEEQDVSYWKESAKTKKGYICWNDYLHRKFLHALEILGEGAASPRNIEILMNVEGVNRKHISSHLQKYRKRMEAGKLNSALDATKCRTSASKSESAKSHQESPNNSPDIQQEEMTADEDMPHAQMGSFSDNNAHAAMRRSIQFSTMYDESQYLYFSSSDGGVDMMEDRNDDTCAFGFSALVSAAETFSADGTKEMLNNNSSEEQDCQGDKVGKAVKLVEYSDSEADEI from the exons ATGGCGCAGTCTAAGCTGGTCTGCATCATCATATCTGCAA cAACAGCATATACAAGTCCCATAAAAGCACTTGATTTCCTTGAGGGTCATGCCCAAGAGGTTGATATGGCTTTGGTAGCAGTGCACATGGAAGAGATGCATGGTTTTCAGTTCCTCGACGTGGTTAGAGAGGACCATAAAAACATTCAAGTGATTA GTAATGGAGAAGAACAAGATGTAAGTTACTGGAAGGAGAGTGCTAAAACGAAGAAAGGTTATATTTGTTGGAATGATTATCTGCATAGGAAGTTCCTACATGCTCTTGAAATACTTGGAGAAG GTGCTGCTTCTCCTAGAAACATAGAGATTCTCATGAACGTGGAAGGTGTTAATCGCAAACATATTTCTTCTCATCTGCAG AAATATCGAAAGCGCATGGAAGCAGGGAAACTAAACAGTGCATTGGATGCAACAAAGTGCAGAACTAGTGCCTCAAAATCCGAATCTGCAAAGAGTCATCAGGAAAGCCCTAACAATAGCCCAGACATCCAACAGGAAGAAATGACAGCT GATGAAGACATGCCCCATGCTCAGATGGGAAGCTTCTCTGACAACAATGCTCATGCCGCAATGCGAAGATCCATTCAATTTAGCACCATGTATGATGAGTCCCAATATCTCTATTTTTCTTCTAGTGATGGTGGAGTAGATATGATGGAAGATAGAAATGATGACACATGTGCTTTTGGTTTTAGTGCACTAGTTAGCGCTGCTGAAACTTTCTCCGCAGATGGCACTAAGGAGATGTTGAACAATAACAGTTCTGAGGAGCAAGATTGTCAAGGTGACAAGGTGGGCAAAGCTGTAAAGCTTGTGGAATATTCAGACTCCGAGGCTGATGAGATATAG